In one window of Falco cherrug isolate bFalChe1 chromosome 10, bFalChe1.pri, whole genome shotgun sequence DNA:
- the FGF3 gene encoding fibroblast growth factor 3: MVIIWILFLSLLQEPWSPGRAAGVPEAAGASPSDPRPRRDAGGRGGVYEHLGGAPRRRKLYCATKYHLQIHPNGKINGTLEKNNVFSILEITAVDVGIVAIKGLFSGRYLAMNKRGRLYASENYNAECEFVERIHELGYNTYASRIYRTVPNRAGTKRKASAERLWYVSINGKGRPRRGFKTRRTQKSSLFLPRVLDNKDHEMVRLFHTNVKYRESLLKPPSKNQRRRRGR; this comes from the exons ATGGTTATAATTTGGATCTTGTTCCTGAGTCTGTTGCAGGAGCCGTGGTCCCCAGGGCGGGCCGCGGGGGTGCCCGAGGCCGCCGGAGCCTCCCCGAGCGACCCCCGACCGCGCCGGGATgcggggggccgcggcggcgtCTACGAGCACCTCGGGGGAGCGCCCAGGCGCAGGAAACTCTACTGTGCCACCAAGTACCATCTCCAGATCCACCCCAATGGCAAGATCAACGGCACCCTGGAGAAAAACAACGTCTTCA GTATCCTTGAAATAACTGCTGTTGATGTTGGAATCGTTGCCATCAAGGGTTTGTTCTCTGGCAGATACCTGGCCATGAACAAAAGGGGCAGACTTTATGCATCA GAAAACTATAACGCAGAGTGTGAGTTTGTGGAGAGGATCCATGAATTGGGTTATAACACCTATGCGTCCCGTATCTACCGGACTGTACCTAACAGAGCTGGCACCAAGCGCAAAGCCAGTGCAGAGAGACTCTGGTATGTCTCAATCAATGGGAAAGGACGACCCAGAAGGGGCTTTAAAACTCGCAGGACACAGAAATCATCTCTATTTCTGCCCAGAGTATTGGATAACAAAGACCATGAAATGGTCCGACTGTTCCACACAAATGTGAAATATCGAGAGAGTCTTCTGAAGCCCCCAAGCAAGAACCAGCGAAGGAGGAGAGGACGCTGA